The DNA segment CTGCGAAACAGCCAAAGATGACGAGGCTGCCGGATCGGCGGATGATAGTGTTTGTGAGGCCATGATTTTCCCGTGCGGCGGACGTACGACGTGAAAACTTAGGTCACTCGAATGCGCAGCCCCGCGAAAAGTTGCTCGAAAAATCAGCAGCGGTGCCCCGGATCGGCCTGCACTGTTAGAATTCGCGACCGAACTCTTTCCTGCGTCACGAGCCAACCCATTGCAGAGTCCATCCAAACGCGACGAAGCTTCTTTGGCGGTTCGCCAGCGTGTCTATGTCGACGCTAGCAGGGCCGCCGTTTGGGGGTTAGGCGTCAATATGCTGTTGGTCGGCATGAAGCTGTTCGGTGGCATCGCGACGGGATCAGCAGCACTTATCGCCGACGCAGTCAACTCGATCGGCGACGTGGCCAGTGCGATCGCCGTGCGAGGCGCCCTTAGCGTTGCCCAATTAGAAGAGGACGACGACCACCCCTACGGTCACACCAAAGCCGAATCGATTGCCGGTTTATGCGTCGCATTGTTGGTCGCGTTCAGCGCGGGACTATTTGCGCTCGAAACGGCAAAACGGTTTGGCGGCGAATTAAAAGTCCCCGGCATGTTGGCAGGTGTGTTGGCTGCGGTTTGTGCGGTCGTCAAAGAGACGATCTATCGGTACACCAACCGAGTATCCAAGCGGCTAGATTCTTCAGCTCTGCGAGCGGCGGCCTGGGATCATCGCAGCGACGCGTGGGCTTCGGCGGGTGTGGCGATTTCATTGTTGGCGGCGCCGTACATGGGTAAGTGGGCACCGTACGTTGATCCCATGGCTGCGGTCTGTGTTTGCATCATGCTGGTCGTCACGGGTATCCGAATCTTCTCGTCAACCGCCCGCGAATTAATGGACCAACAGGCGAGCGACGACATTGTTGATCGAGTTCGCGAACTCAGCTCAACGGTTGACGGAGTCCAAGACGTTGAAAAACTTCGTGTCCGTAAAAGTGGTCTCGAGTACTTCATCGAAATTCACGTCGAAGTCGAAGGCCACATCACAGTCGCCGAAGGCCACCGAATTGGGCATCATGTGAAAGATCATCTGCTGATCCAAATGCCACGCGTTCGCGATGTCCACGTCCACATCGAACCGCACGAAGAATAAGAGATTGCGATAACGCAATTCCGCAAAAAGCAGGCCGCTTGATCACTCAAGCGGCCGGCCATAAATCAGCAGTGAACGTTATTCAACTTGAGCGATACTCAACATGAACGCGACGTTCTACTTGCTTGTCGCAAGTCGAGTCACTTATCGCAACTAGGGCAAACGCATTCTGCACAGGTGCAGTCTTCGTCGTCACAGCACTTGCAACCAGCTTCGCAAACGCCGCACTCGCATCCGGCACTCGCGACGTCGTTGTTGACCGATGCCAATTCGGTCGCTGACGCAGCAGTCGCCGACGCTGGGCATGTTCCGCCGCTAGCACAGCAGCTTGGGACCGCGTCGGCCTTCATCACGAACGTGGTGGCCGCATCACATCCGCAGGCTTCACAAGCACACGAATTGCATGTGCAGTCGTCACCATCGCAACAACCACAGCCTGCATCGCATTGGCCGCATGGGCACGTTGCCGCAGCCGCAGTTGAATGTGGGCACTTGCCATCACAATTCATCACAGACGAAGAAGCGGATGCCACGAGCGCAAGGGCAACGTAAGCGCCAATCATCAATTGATACATTTGGTTTCTCTTTTCGTTTGAAAATAGGTTTTTCTTTAACAGCAGTCGGTTCAAACGATGACCGCTATTTCAACCATCTACACAAACGGGCGCATTGGTGCTGCGCCAAAAGAAACGAATTCCACACTGGCCGAGGCGATTCGGCAATCTCGCTCGGCAAGTGGTAAGAAAATGCTTGCGAGTCGACCGCAAGTAAAACCATGACGGAAGATTCCGACTGCGGTGGCGTCCATTTCAGAGGCAAATCGCCACAACAACGCAACTGACACTGACAATCGTCGGTGTCTGTTTTGCTAGAAACCGGCTCGCTGGATACGGGAGCGTTGCAATTCAAATCCGCACGATGCTGGCAACAGGACGGCACTGAGTCTGCAAGCTCTTCAAGCGACGCCGAACCCATACACGACGCTACTTCCGCGATGTCGGCGGCCCGCTTACAGCAGCACCGCGCACTGACGACGACCGGCGCAAAAACCAACATC comes from the Rubripirellula reticaptiva genome and includes:
- a CDS encoding cation diffusion facilitator family transporter is translated as MQSPSKRDEASLAVRQRVYVDASRAAVWGLGVNMLLVGMKLFGGIATGSAALIADAVNSIGDVASAIAVRGALSVAQLEEDDDHPYGHTKAESIAGLCVALLVAFSAGLFALETAKRFGGELKVPGMLAGVLAAVCAVVKETIYRYTNRVSKRLDSSALRAAAWDHRSDAWASAGVAISLLAAPYMGKWAPYVDPMAAVCVCIMLVVTGIRIFSSTARELMDQQASDDIVDRVRELSSTVDGVQDVEKLRVRKSGLEYFIEIHVEVEGHITVAEGHRIGHHVKDHLLIQMPRVRDVHVHIEPHEE